A part of Perognathus longimembris pacificus isolate PPM17 chromosome 18, ASM2315922v1, whole genome shotgun sequence genomic DNA contains:
- the Urb2 gene encoding unhealthy ribosome biogenesis protein 2 homolog — translation MAAVYSGISLKLKSKTTAWEDKLKLAHFAWISHQCFLPNKEQVLLDWASQSLVTFYKKKLELKEDVVERLWIYVDNIVHSRKLQSLLKKGKTVNLQVSLIKIINERITDFALSGHHGNICAVLHCCEGILSTPALAVIYTAKQELMVTLLSQLCWSACQQPEETVTTHLFKVIHLALGHYLLLQQQQANSRRVFGDMTGHLLQPCLILRHLLSGGVWTRAGQGQQWQVLSRDVRSQIEALLQGGIFRLDLLSSYKEELLDQQQSDKKMGALKNLLTPMDTVITRLMDIGDGKPDLHASVVASSVALLYRLFLDSYLKEGNQFLCFQALPKLFGCLQLSHLQEGEMETLSTSDWTTELLTVEQLLNSVATNNIYNVAADRIRHGEVQFHFYRRVAELLINHSQAPVPAWFRCLKILICLNHLILEPDLDDLLSSAWIDAEVTEFRTKKAQEMLIHTLFQTYAKLRQVPQLFEELLGVICRPAAEALRQPILASGPSMALCECLLELPPNQVLDTWLLVLEKFQSLVLPGLQSDTDMALKALSLSSLLHCIMFNMRSLDSSMPLPVIRRTQCMMEKMLGELVKPLLAFLLDPPNREPELWQKVCDSTFLLSYTWAQVDATFSLNCSQYCSVAGPLTGAALDVSDLPLLLPGVEIQHWKKVEKFMLQSSSLSRYCLEQLYLQKIKRTLLKIGSGSEETLQILKHDAAYILGLGRDSLNQGTTASWDGQIGTVSVSTYPIAHWHLIVSNLTVLIPCLCPDDVKYLATVLLRTLPRNKAQECLADEEPLITLEKVSTALLHSPLFPEMQSLHSAFLMCIAATCSGILCSGAHRDLDLLSQQLPWLFEKDNHTIEAYWETRFVKVGPESVEPRGEVAQNLLFFVKRDFPIQLEEGQLEGLLGLMEVISTLHLDSFSPLYHVHYFTLLLSMAVTTLRCSHSSLALQFLVTCYRLLCGLQRERSARSVFKVMYVSDIFELVLTSLLQASSGLLVEVDDSSWLQLLQEVGTFLEQLMQMLIQLKLSVVLNFGKIAAFLSRCKLYPETASSKQLKIQSPLGSQLLLVSLTKLCQVLGPFVSEQRQPQEASAVLPELLQQAMIQTGTVMQFCSTPGPGGCHLPSALLSAIATVLEVDLSQCPRDGGPNMAQMAERALPSRTALYQDVYTQLLSELVALAGNIPSFQAALRFLTLFFSAPDLHPKKGSVFASMFHSVRKLLADPDTSAQVTQDIESHLEALFTQMLEAGTMEDFGLVMQSILKGLDVSHAWRADLQAVLSAVRLLKLLLNCPLSREKASLLWRASPQIVTALTLQHREACQEQPVAVAVVGPILDVLAALLRQGEEAISNPHHVSLAFSILLTVPLDHLKPPEHGLIFLKMHNVLFSILQCHPKVMLKAIPSFLNSCNKLLFSVMHEGRQKDKGSMADLPMVLECARLVERMYSHIAARAEEFAMFSPFLLAEYVTEAQKVTLYPGVKDLLQGGIYLILDLCTEPNVQFLRASLQPGARDVFKELYSDYLKYHKSKQEGERRYTA, via the exons ATGGCTGCTGTTTATTCTGGCATTTCCCTTAAGCTTAAGAGCAAGACAACGGCTTGGGAAGATAAACTAAAGCTGGCTCATTTTGCTTGGATTTCCCATCAGTGCTTTCTACCAAATAAAGAACAA GTTTTACTTGATTGGGCAAGCCAGTCGTTGGTtacattttataagaaaaaactTGAGCTGAAGGAGGATGTTGTTGAGAGGCTTTGGATCTATGTGGATAACATTGTACATAGCAGAAAACTGCAGAGTCTCCTCAAGAAAGGAAAGACGGTCAATCTTCAAGTTTCCCTAATTAAG ATCATAAATGAGAGGATAACTGACTTTGCTCTTTCGGGACACCATGGAAACATTTGTGCTGTCCTGCACTGCTGTGAGGGCATCCTCTCGACACCTGCCCTTGCTGTCATCTACACAGCCAAACAGGAGCTGATGGTGACCTTGCTGAGCCAACTCTGCTGGTCAGCCTGCCAGCAGCCAGAAGAAACAGTGACAACTCATCTGTTCAAGGTCATCCATCTGGCCCTTGGCCATTACCTCTTGCTCCAGCAGCAGCAGGCCAACTCCAGACGTGTCTTTGGGGATATGACAGGGCACCTGCTCCAGCCTTGCCTCATTTTGAGGCATTTGCTCTCTGGGGGCGTGTGGACACGGGCTGGTCAGGGCCAGCAGTGGCAGGTGCTAAGCCGGGATGTCAGGAGTCAAATTGAAGCTCTGCTTCAAGGTGGAATTTTTCGGCTTGATCTGCTCTCATCTTACAAAGAGGAGCTCTTGGACCAGCAGCAAAGTGACAAAAAAATGGGAGCCCTGAAAAATCTTCTCACTCCAATGGACACTGTGATCACTAGGTTGATGGATATTGGTGACGGTAAACCAGACCTTCATGCTTCTGTTGTGGCCAGTTCAGTGGCCTTGCTGTATAGACTCTTTCTGGACTCATACCTCAAGGAAGGAAACCAGTTTCTCTGCTTCCAGGCTCTTCCCAAGCTGTTTGGCTGCTTGCAGCTCTCACACCTTCAAGAAGGGGAGATGGAAACTCTGTCTACATCAGATTGGACCACAGAGCTTCTGACTGTAGAGCAGCTTCTAAACTCGGTGGCTACCAATAATATCTACAATGTGGCTGCTGACCGGATTCGGCACGGGGAGGTGCAGTTCCACTTCTATCGCCGTGTGGCTGAGTTGCTGATAAACCACTCACAAGCACCTGTGCCAGCCTGGTTCCGCTGCCTCAAGATTTTGATTTGTTTGAATCATTTGATTTTGGAGCCAGACCTGGATGACCTGTTGTCTTCTGCTTGGATCGATGCAGAAGTAACAGAGTTTCGAACCAAAAAAGCCCAGGAGATGCTTATTCACACCCTCTTCCAGACATATGCCAAACTCAGACAGGTGCCACAGCTGTTTGAGGAACTTTTGGGAGTGATCTGCCGTCCCGCTGCTGAAGCATTGAGGCAGCCTATACTAGCCTCGGGCCCCTCCATGGCCCTCTGTGAATGTCTCCTGGAGCTACCACCAAATCAGGTCCTGGACACATGGTTGCTTGTGCTAGAGAAGTTTCAGTCTTTAGTCCTGCCTGGTTTGCAGAGTGATACTGACATGGCCCTaaaggccctgtccctgagctcactgCTACACTGCATCATGTTCAACATGAGGAGCCTGGACAGCAGCATGCCCCTTCCAGTCATCAGACGGACACAGTGCATGATGGAGAAAATGCTTGGAGAGCTTGTGAAGCCACTGCTGGCCTTTCTCCTCGATCCCCCAAACCGAGAGCCTGAGCTGTGGCAGAAGGTGTGTGACTCCACATTCCTCCTGTCTTATACCTGGGCCCAGGTGGATGCCACTTTCAGTTTGAACTGTAGCCAGTATTGCTCTGTGGCTGGGCCCCTGACTGGAGCTGCTCTGGACGTCTCAGATCTTCCTTTGTTGCTCCCAGGTGTGGAAATACAGCATTGGAAGAAAGTAGAGAAGTTCATGTTACAGTCTAGCTCTCTCAGTAGGTATTGCTTAGAACAGCTCTAcctgcagaaaataaaaaggactttATTGAAGATTGGCTCTGGGTCTGAAGAAACTCTTCAAATTTTGAAGCATGATGCTGCCTACATTCTTGGCTTAGGCAGAGATAGCTTAAATCAGGGGACAACAGCTTCCTGGGATGGGCAGATAGGGACAGTGAGTGTGTCCACATACCCCATAGCACACTGGCACTTGATTGTATCAAATCTCACAGTTCTCATACCCTGCCTTTGTCCAGATGATGTGAAATACCTAGCCACTGTCCTGTTAAGAACTCTACCAAGGAACAAAGCCCAAGAATGCTTAGCAGATGAAGAACCACTTATTACTCTTGAGAAAGTATCCACAGCCCTCCTTCACAGCCCTCTCTTCCCTGAGATGCAGTCTCTCCATTCTGCCTTCCTGATGTGCATTGCTGCCACATGTTCTGGCATTCTGTGTTCTGGTGCCCACCGTGACCTGGATCTTCTCAGTCAGCAGCTGCCTTGGCTTTTCGAAAAAGACAACCACACAATTGAAGCATATTGGGAAACCAGATTTGTAAAGGTTGGGCCTGAAAGTGTAGAACCAAGAGGAGAAGTTGCCCAGAACTTACTATTCTTTGTCAAGAGGGACTTCCCCATCCAACTGGAGGAAGGGCAACTAGAAGGCCTTCTGGGTCTCATGGAGGTCATCTCCACTCTGCACTTGGATAGCTTCTCACCACTCTATCATGTGCACTATTTTACTCTGCTACTGTCTATGGCTGTCACCACACTGAGGTGTTCTCACTCCTCCTTGGCCCTCCAGTTCTTAGTTACTTGCTACCGACTTCTTTGTGGCCTACAGAGGGAAAGGAGTGCCCGCTCTGTGTTTAAAGTTATGTATGTCAGTGATATTTTTGAGCTTGTGTTGACTTCACTGTTGCAGGCAAGTAGTGGGCTTCTTGTTGAGGTGGATGACTCATCTTGGTTGCAGCTCCTCCAAGAGGTGGGGACATTCTTGGAACAGCTAATGCAGATGCTCATCCAGCTAAAGCTGAGCGTGGTGCTCAATTTTGGGAAAATTGCTGCATTCCTCTCAAGGTGCAAATTGTACCCTGAGACAGCTTCCAGCAAACAGCTGAAAATCCAGAGCCCTCTGGGCAGCCAGCTGCTACTGGTATCTCTAACCAAGTTGTGCCAAGTTCTAGGGCCTTTTGTCAGTGAGCAGAGGCAGCCTCAGGAGGCCTCAGCAGTACTGCCTGAGCTGCTGCAGCAGGCCATGATACAAACAGGCACTGTGATGCAATTCTGCTCAACGCCGGGACCAGGGGGCTGCCACCTGCCCTCAGCTCTTCTCTCTGCCATTGCCACAGTCTTGGAAGTGGACCTGAGCCAGTGCCCTAGGGATGGAGGGCCCAACATGGCACAAATGGCAGAGAGAGCACTTCCCTCACGTACTGCCCTGTACCAGGATGTCTACACTCAGCTGCTGTCAGAGCTGGTGGCCCTCGCAGGGAATATACCATCTTTCCAGGCAGCCTTGCGGTTTCTGACTCTGTTTTTTTCAGCTCCTGACCTTCATCCCAAGAAGGGATCTGTTTTCGCCTCCATGTTTCATTCTGTGAGAAAACTTCTTGCAG ATCCGGACACTTCTGCCCAGGTTACTCAGGATATTGAGTCTCACTTGGAAGCACTTTTCACCCAGATGTTAGAGGCTGGGACGATGGAGGACTTTGGGCTGGTGATGCAGTCTATTCTCAAGGGGCTGGATGTTAGTCATGCATGGAGAGCAGACCTACAG GCTGTGTTGTCTGCTGTCAGATTGCTCAAACTGCTGCTAAACTGCCCACTCAGCAGAGAGAAAGCAAGTTTGCTGTGGCGTGCAAGTCCCCAGATAGTAACTGCTCTGACG CTGCAACACCGAGAGGCCTGTCAGGAGCAGCCAGTGGCTGTTGCTGTGGTTGGGCCTATTCTAGATGTCCTGGCTGCCCTGTTGCGACAGGGGGAGGAAGCCATCAGCAACCCGCACCACGTCAGCTTGGCCTTCAGTATCCTGCTGACAGTTCCTCTGGACCACCTGAAGCCACCAGAGCACGGCCTCATCTTCCTGAAGATGCACAATGTGCTCTTCTCCATCCTGCAATGCCACCCTAAG GTGATGCTGAAGGCCATCCCGTCTTTCTTGAACTCTTGTAATAAGCTGTTGTTTTCAGTTATGcatgaaggaaggcagaaagacaAAG GAAGCATGGCTGATCTGCCAATGGTCCTGGAGTGTGCACGCCTGGTAGAACGGATGTACAGCCACATTGCTGCACGTGCTGAGGAGTTCGCCATGTTTTCCCCCTTCCTATTGGCAGAGTATGTGACGGAGGCACAGAAG GTGACCTTGTACCCAGGTGTAAAGGACTTGCTGCAAGGGGGTATCTACCTCATCCTGGACCTCTGCACCGAGCCTAATGTCCAGTTCCTGCGGGCCTCACTGCAGCCAGGAGCACGCGATGTCTTTAAGGAGCTGTACAGTGACTACCTCAAGTACCACAAGTCTAagcaagaaggagagaggagatacACTGCATAG